In Pseudobacter ginsenosidimutans, the following are encoded in one genomic region:
- a CDS encoding phosphatase PAP2 family protein produces the protein MPNNPGNLFKQYTLILICPLLLIVCCFSKTTSFLGANFFHCPLLDWWFTHFTHLGDGIVAVLLVSCYFIVKKTTLAIKLLITFLFSGLVVQLLKALFQAPRPKTFFPENFYQYFIEGVTHSGFASFPSGHTTTAFAVAAMLSMNTSSRPICILTFLAAILVGYSRIYLGQHFVEDVATGIIIGVASSIFIDYGYKSYIVRGRAVGKNPSNQYERPAAI, from the coding sequence ATGCCCAACAACCCTGGAAATCTTTTCAAGCAGTACACATTGATCCTGATCTGCCCGCTTCTCCTGATCGTTTGCTGCTTCTCCAAAACCACCTCCTTCCTTGGCGCCAATTTTTTCCATTGTCCTTTACTGGATTGGTGGTTCACTCATTTCACCCATCTTGGCGATGGCATTGTAGCGGTCCTGCTGGTAAGTTGTTATTTCATAGTGAAGAAAACTACACTCGCAATAAAGCTGCTGATTACATTTCTTTTTTCCGGTCTGGTGGTACAATTACTCAAAGCGTTGTTCCAGGCACCCAGGCCCAAAACATTCTTCCCTGAAAACTTTTATCAATATTTCATCGAAGGTGTTACGCATAGCGGCTTTGCCAGCTTCCCATCCGGGCACACCACAACTGCCTTTGCAGTAGCGGCTATGCTCAGCATGAATACAAGCAGTAGGCCAATTTGCATCCTTACATTCCTGGCAGCCATCCTGGTAGGCTATTCACGTATCTACCTGGGCCAGCATTTTGTTGAAGATGTGGCTACCGGCATCATCATTGGCGTTGCCAGCTCCATCTTCATAGATTACGGGTATAAATCTTACATTGTAAGAGGAAGAGCCGTAGGAAAAAATCCATCCAACCAATATGAACGGCCTGCAGCCATCTGA
- a CDS encoding exonuclease domain-containing protein, with the protein MAYIMVDVETDGPIPGDYSMISFGAVLVDEQLNKSFYGKLKPISDQFIPEALAVSGFTREDTNNFDNPKSVMENFAAWLKEVSPNRPSFISDNNGFDWMFICWYFHHFTGANPFGHSSSNLGSLYKGLVKDTYQNFKHLRKTAHTHNPVDDAIGNAEALLTLKKDYNLKIKL; encoded by the coding sequence ATGGCTTACATCATGGTTGATGTTGAAACCGATGGTCCCATTCCCGGAGATTATTCGATGATCTCTTTTGGCGCCGTGCTGGTTGACGAACAACTCAACAAATCCTTTTACGGAAAACTAAAACCCATCTCCGATCAATTCATCCCCGAAGCGCTCGCTGTTTCAGGATTCACCAGGGAAGACACCAACAACTTCGACAACCCCAAATCAGTTATGGAAAACTTCGCAGCCTGGCTGAAGGAAGTTTCGCCGAACAGACCGAGTTTTATAAGCGACAATAATGGCTTCGACTGGATGTTCATCTGCTGGTACTTTCATCATTTCACAGGGGCAAATCCTTTTGGACATAGTTCATCCAACCTTGGCAGTTTGTATAAAGGCCTGGTTAAAGACACTTACCAGAATTTCAAACACCTCCGCAAAACTGCGCATACTCACAACCCCGTAGACGATGCCATTGGCAATGCCGAAGCGCTGTTAACATTAAAGAAAGATTACAACCTCAAAATAAAACTTTGA
- a CDS encoding CvfB family protein produces the protein MADSMIKVGEFNRLKVARTFDFGMYLGEGKDVVLLPKRFIPEGVKVGDVLNVFVYHDSEDRLIATTQRPKGVVGDIVYLPVVSVTPHGAFMDWGLMKDIFVPKSKQLTGMRVGGSYLVKIFLDEQTGRVAATEKIEHGLSNDLLTVKELQLVDLLIYRRTDIGYSVIINNIHTGVLHFNDIFQQITVGDKVKGYIKNIREENKIDVGVGKPGYQRVEDETGKVLRLLEENNGYLPYNDKSSPEDIYEFFGMSKKVFKMTTGNLYKARKIEFTQTGIKLVQE, from the coding sequence ATGGCAGACAGCATGATAAAAGTTGGAGAGTTCAATCGTTTAAAAGTGGCCCGTACATTCGATTTCGGCATGTACCTGGGTGAGGGTAAGGATGTTGTGCTGTTGCCAAAAAGATTCATTCCCGAGGGCGTGAAAGTAGGAGACGTGTTGAATGTATTTGTTTATCACGATTCTGAAGACCGCCTGATTGCCACCACCCAGCGCCCGAAGGGCGTTGTGGGCGATATTGTTTACCTGCCGGTTGTATCTGTTACTCCGCATGGCGCCTTCATGGATTGGGGATTGATGAAAGATATTTTCGTGCCCAAATCAAAACAGCTGACGGGTATGCGCGTTGGCGGCAGTTATCTCGTGAAGATCTTCCTGGATGAACAGACAGGCCGCGTAGCCGCTACTGAAAAAATAGAACATGGATTGTCCAACGATCTGCTGACGGTAAAAGAACTGCAACTGGTGGACCTGCTGATCTACCGGAGAACAGATATTGGGTACAGCGTCATCATCAACAACATACACACAGGCGTACTTCACTTCAATGATATTTTCCAGCAGATCACTGTAGGTGATAAAGTGAAAGGCTATATCAAGAACATCCGCGAAGAAAATAAGATCGACGTGGGGGTTGGAAAACCCGGCTACCAGCGCGTAGAAGATGAGACCGGCAAAGTATTGCGATTGCTGGAAGAGAACAACGGTTACCTGCCTTATAATGATAAATCAAGTCCTGAAGATATTTATGAATTCTTTGGGATGAGTAAGAAGGTCTTCAAGATGACAACCGGTAATTTGTACAAAGCCAGGAAGATCGAGTTTACACAGACAGGGATCAAGCTGGTGCAGGAATAG
- a CDS encoding DeoR/GlpR family DNA-binding transcription regulator gives MKTITDRHQFILKKLAEKGQVSIPQLMDEMKVSGVTIRKDLKLLEEKKLLFRTRGGGSINNPYAIERPIDEKEFIKSDEKKKIAKAALGLIGQNDSIIIGSGTTVFEVARQLHPEKRLIAITPALKVALELINRPNVEILQLGGLVHQSSSSTAGSFAERVLDELTCGVLFIGVDGIDLEHGLTITNIVEASLNQKMIKLAQTVVVCADSSKFDRRGLGKICNLDQIDYIITDGEVSRETVNKIEKSGVKVVIAE, from the coding sequence ATGAAAACGATCACAGACAGGCATCAGTTCATCCTGAAGAAACTAGCGGAAAAGGGGCAGGTCAGCATTCCTCAACTCATGGATGAAATGAAAGTGAGTGGCGTTACGATCCGGAAAGACCTGAAACTGTTGGAAGAAAAAAAGCTGCTCTTCCGCACCCGCGGCGGCGGCTCTATCAATAATCCCTACGCTATCGAGCGGCCCATCGACGAAAAAGAGTTCATCAAATCCGATGAAAAGAAGAAGATCGCGAAAGCTGCACTCGGCCTGATCGGTCAGAACGACTCCATTATAATAGGATCAGGCACTACTGTGTTTGAGGTAGCCCGGCAATTGCATCCGGAAAAAAGATTGATCGCTATCACGCCTGCATTGAAAGTGGCGCTGGAACTGATCAACCGTCCGAATGTGGAGATACTCCAGCTTGGCGGCCTGGTGCATCAAAGCTCTTCGTCAACAGCAGGGTCTTTCGCAGAAAGAGTTTTGGATGAACTGACCTGCGGCGTGCTTTTCATTGGAGTAGATGGAATAGACCTTGAACATGGGCTTACCATCACCAATATCGTTGAAGCGAGCCTGAATCAAAAAATGATCAAGCTGGCGCAGACAGTAGTGGTTTGTGCAGACAGTTCTAAATTCGATCGCAGGGGATTGGGCAAGATCTGTAACCTGGATCAGATCGATTATATCATTACAGATGGAGAAGTGAGCAGGGAAACAGTGAATAAAATAGAGAAGTCAGGCGTGAAAGTGGTGATTGCGGAATAA
- a CDS encoding SusC/RagA family TonB-linked outer membrane protein, whose translation MKKNLCFAITQLQSALRKVSGNWLPGLVWLLLFSVPAVAQTKKITGKITDEQNKPLEGVSISVRPTGSGTTTNAEGEFTLNVPASAETLVFSAVGYLEKEMTIANNTTINVTLKKDVAGLNEVVVVGYGTQKKGNLTGSVSVIGSQQIERRPNTSTSNALQGLAPGVTVTSQTGSPGGDGGQIRIRGINSFGGSSSNPLVIIDGVAGSIDDIDVNLIESVSVLKDAASSAIYGSRAANGVILITTKRAKDKLSVNYRGFVGKQSPTDIPKVTDGLTYMKVFNDASMNDNNIKIYSDEDIEEFRKKYEANPKNYDWQDAILDGSGLMQNHFISLMANSGIVRVNPSFSYTDQEGIIRNTNFKRYIFRNNLDITPNKQWNIKADVSVTNRNRKQIADEGTIWNYLGRMPTNIPIRYGDKWSDGWVKINPVGYIQDGGNRKTNNLEFYGNLSVNFKPVDWLSLTGMFAPRYLTSNVHTFRKSVPTYYEDGSDAGAANTFTELTESAIRYFYGTYQFQATAQKSFGDHNFSLMAGTSRETYDEKLLSGYRRDFVYDNYEQLTAGADDATKDNNGTQNQWILISGFGRFNYDFNGKYLFEANMRYDGTSRFAGDNRWAAFPSFSAGWVVSKEDFWDKFSPVVNMLKIRGSWGKLGNQNIGNSYYPFAEALSLSSVSMGGNIYQMITQTTLSNPNLRWEETEMKGIGFDANLFNKFSVTFDYYDKRTDGILLKLNTSQLTGLASPYQNAAVVSNKGWEVSARYDNRWGDFQFGVGFNLSDVKNKIIDMKGQTSGDLLRQQEGYSINSIYGYIADGLYQSQEEINNGPTQIGTLKPGDVRYKDIAGATGPDGKPAPDGKITDADKVIIGSTIPRYTYGGNLDLGWKGFRLSAFVQGVGKVDGYLNSHYVIPAANSSAIKPWQLDYWTPENTDAALPRVSVTSTNNTQNSTLWMRSAAYLRLKNVQLGYEIPQTILKKVGIQKAFIYVNGQNIFTKTNFYEGYDPEINFDAGASDGVALGGGNFYPQVKVFTFGIDIKF comes from the coding sequence ATGAAAAAAAATCTCTGCTTTGCCATTACTCAGCTGCAAAGCGCGCTCCGGAAAGTTTCCGGCAATTGGCTACCAGGCCTGGTTTGGCTCCTTCTCTTCTCTGTACCGGCAGTTGCACAAACAAAAAAAATCACCGGAAAGATCACTGACGAACAAAACAAACCCCTCGAAGGGGTGAGCATCAGCGTTAGGCCCACCGGATCCGGCACTACCACCAATGCGGAAGGCGAGTTTACACTGAATGTTCCCGCTTCCGCAGAAACACTGGTCTTTTCAGCAGTTGGCTACCTGGAAAAGGAAATGACCATCGCTAACAACACTACTATTAATGTCACACTGAAAAAAGATGTGGCCGGACTGAACGAAGTAGTGGTAGTGGGCTATGGTACGCAGAAAAAAGGCAACCTCACCGGTTCCGTTTCTGTGATCGGCAGTCAACAAATTGAAAGACGCCCCAACACTTCCACTTCAAATGCTTTACAGGGTCTTGCCCCAGGCGTTACCGTTACATCCCAGACCGGTTCTCCCGGCGGTGATGGCGGACAGATCCGAATCAGAGGCATCAACTCCTTCGGAGGCTCCAGCAGCAACCCACTCGTGATCATAGACGGGGTGGCAGGTTCCATCGACGATATCGATGTAAACCTCATCGAGTCTGTTTCAGTTTTGAAAGATGCGGCCTCTTCCGCCATCTACGGCTCCCGCGCCGCTAATGGCGTGATCCTCATCACCACCAAAAGAGCGAAAGATAAACTGTCTGTGAACTATAGAGGATTCGTGGGCAAACAATCACCTACGGATATTCCCAAAGTAACAGATGGCCTCACTTACATGAAGGTGTTCAACGACGCCAGCATGAACGATAATAATATCAAGATCTATAGCGACGAAGACATTGAAGAGTTCAGAAAGAAATATGAAGCCAATCCCAAAAACTACGATTGGCAGGACGCTATCCTCGATGGAAGCGGATTAATGCAGAACCACTTCATTTCTCTCATGGCCAATAGCGGCATCGTTCGTGTGAACCCATCTTTCAGCTACACTGACCAGGAAGGCATCATCAGGAACACCAATTTCAAACGCTATATCTTCCGCAATAACCTCGATATCACTCCCAACAAACAATGGAATATCAAGGCTGACGTGTCTGTAACCAACAGGAACAGGAAACAGATTGCCGACGAAGGCACCATCTGGAACTACCTCGGAAGGATGCCAACGAATATCCCTATCCGTTATGGCGATAAATGGTCGGACGGTTGGGTAAAGATCAATCCTGTAGGTTATATCCAGGACGGTGGAAACCGCAAGACCAATAACCTGGAGTTCTACGGTAACCTCAGCGTGAACTTCAAGCCCGTGGACTGGCTCTCACTCACCGGTATGTTCGCGCCGCGTTACCTCACTTCCAACGTTCATACTTTCAGGAAAAGTGTACCCACTTATTATGAAGATGGGTCTGACGCAGGCGCAGCCAACACTTTCACGGAACTCACAGAGTCCGCCATCAGGTATTTCTATGGCACTTACCAGTTCCAGGCCACAGCCCAAAAGAGTTTCGGCGATCACAACTTCAGCCTGATGGCCGGTACTTCAAGAGAAACATACGACGAAAAACTCCTCTCCGGCTACAGAAGGGATTTCGTGTACGACAATTATGAACAACTCACCGCAGGTGCAGATGACGCAACAAAAGATAATAACGGCACCCAGAACCAATGGATCCTCATCTCAGGATTCGGCAGGTTCAACTACGATTTCAACGGCAAGTACCTGTTTGAAGCCAATATGAGGTACGATGGTACTTCGCGTTTTGCAGGAGACAACCGCTGGGCAGCATTCCCTTCCTTCTCTGCTGGATGGGTGGTGTCTAAAGAAGACTTCTGGGATAAATTCAGTCCGGTAGTGAACATGCTGAAGATCCGTGGATCATGGGGTAAGCTCGGTAACCAGAATATCGGCAACTCCTACTATCCTTTTGCAGAAGCCCTATCACTGAGCAGTGTTTCCATGGGAGGAAATATCTACCAGATGATCACACAGACCACGCTCTCCAATCCCAATCTCCGCTGGGAAGAAACAGAAATGAAAGGAATTGGCTTTGATGCGAACCTGTTCAACAAATTCTCCGTAACATTCGATTACTACGATAAAAGAACAGACGGCATCCTGCTCAAATTGAATACATCTCAACTCACTGGTCTTGCTTCGCCTTATCAGAATGCCGCAGTGGTGTCCAACAAAGGTTGGGAAGTTTCTGCCAGGTATGATAACAGGTGGGGCGATTTCCAGTTCGGTGTTGGATTCAACCTCTCCGATGTGAAGAACAAGATCATCGATATGAAAGGACAAACTTCAGGTGATCTTCTCCGTCAGCAGGAAGGATATTCCATCAATTCTATTTATGGTTATATCGCTGATGGTTTGTATCAATCACAGGAAGAGATCAATAACGGTCCTACACAGATCGGAACGCTGAAGCCCGGTGATGTTCGTTACAAAGACATTGCAGGAGCAACAGGTCCTGATGGCAAACCAGCGCCGGACGGCAAGATCACAGATGCAGACAAAGTGATCATCGGCAGCACCATCCCCCGTTACACTTACGGTGGTAACCTCGATCTCGGATGGAAAGGATTTCGCCTGAGCGCTTTTGTACAGGGTGTTGGAAAAGTGGATGGCTACCTGAACTCTCACTATGTGATCCCGGCCGCCAACTCCAGCGCCATCAAGCCCTGGCAGCTGGATTACTGGACTCCGGAAAATACGGATGCTGCATTGCCCCGCGTATCAGTTACTTCTACCAACAATACACAGAACTCCACTTTGTGGATGCGCAGCGCAGCTTATCTCCGTTTGAAGAATGTTCAGCTCGGATATGAGATCCCGCAAACCATTCTGAAAAAAGTAGGCATCCAGAAAGCATTTATCTATGTGAATGGACAGAACATTTTCACCAAAACCAATTTCTACGAGGGATATGATCCTGAGATCAACTTCGATGCCGGTGCATCGGATGGCGTGGCATTGGGTGGTGGAAACTTCTATCCCCAGGTTAAGGTCTTCACATTTGGTATTGACATTAAATTCTAA
- a CDS encoding RagB/SusD family nutrient uptake outer membrane protein: protein MKRFNNITKIAAVTIGAIITLNACKPDLISLNGPSTGSFPANAKEAEMGLFGAYQNISKLDAASTPMWHVMDNITDIGFARPGTNYTSPITSAITTDNALVNKPWQVHFATIARCHTVLDNLEKLKASMTETAYDQLDAELRFVRAYCYSQLIELYGGVPLLTHSVDLSNASVPQSPKAEVEQFILDELTAIADKLPISQSQFGNVRASRVAAYMLKARVALYAKKYKDAATAANTAISLSAGVHDLTEFNSTINYVGKDHTVGEPDASNIFGHAGFKSSKEWIWVAEYNMNIPGNTHNQQYYSASRLGKGVCYWGPTQDLINTFQCDDGLPITESPRYDASKPFENRDPRLDMYCARPHMRYVGYQFEPATSFPQVKNYWPVINGTSPTAPNVANADATNAFRSFSGYLWRKPIDLVDFGSTSVSGVSDLNVGIFRFAELLLLYAEAKIEDNDIDYTVYEAINKIRRRAKMPELPTSLTQAQLRKALRYERKVELANDGLRWYDLRRWNIAKTVMNGVIYLNRDAKAWTKEVITGFDESYTPIYNHAEAVKYFTTQQVVYQENKDELWPVPKSEMDANKKLEQNPGYK from the coding sequence ATGAAACGCTTTAATAATATAACAAAGATTGCGGCAGTTACTATCGGGGCCATCATCACCCTGAATGCCTGCAAACCCGATCTTATTTCTCTCAACGGTCCATCTACCGGATCATTCCCTGCCAATGCCAAAGAAGCGGAAATGGGCTTGTTCGGTGCTTATCAGAACATCAGCAAGCTGGATGCTGCCAGCACACCGATGTGGCATGTAATGGACAATATCACTGATATTGGTTTTGCCAGACCCGGCACTAATTATACATCACCGATCACCAGCGCTATCACAACAGACAATGCCCTGGTGAATAAACCCTGGCAGGTACATTTTGCAACCATCGCGCGTTGTCATACTGTGCTTGATAACCTGGAAAAGCTGAAAGCAAGCATGACGGAGACAGCCTATGATCAGCTGGATGCAGAGCTGCGCTTCGTGCGCGCTTACTGCTATTCTCAACTGATCGAGCTGTACGGCGGAGTACCTCTGCTCACGCATTCTGTTGACCTGAGCAATGCGAGTGTACCTCAATCGCCCAAGGCAGAAGTAGAGCAATTCATCCTGGATGAGTTGACTGCCATTGCAGATAAGCTTCCCATTTCTCAATCACAATTCGGAAATGTAAGGGCATCACGCGTAGCAGCTTACATGCTCAAAGCAAGAGTGGCGCTGTATGCAAAGAAATATAAGGACGCAGCAACAGCTGCCAATACCGCCATTTCACTTTCTGCAGGTGTGCATGATCTGACAGAATTCAACAGTACTATCAATTATGTTGGGAAAGACCACACTGTTGGCGAGCCAGACGCGTCTAATATCTTCGGACATGCGGGATTCAAGTCCAGCAAGGAATGGATCTGGGTGGCCGAGTACAACATGAATATTCCTGGTAACACACATAACCAGCAATACTATTCAGCATCACGTTTGGGTAAGGGTGTTTGCTACTGGGGACCCACGCAGGACCTCATCAATACTTTCCAGTGTGATGATGGTCTGCCGATCACTGAGTCTCCCCGGTACGATGCCTCCAAACCATTTGAGAACCGCGATCCCAGACTGGACATGTATTGCGCACGCCCGCATATGAGGTATGTAGGTTACCAGTTTGAACCAGCCACCAGCTTTCCGCAGGTAAAGAATTACTGGCCGGTGATCAATGGTACTTCGCCCACGGCGCCCAATGTAGCCAATGCAGATGCCACCAACGCTTTCAGATCTTTCAGTGGTTATCTCTGGCGTAAGCCGATCGATCTGGTTGATTTCGGTTCTACCTCTGTAAGTGGCGTATCGGATCTGAATGTAGGCATCTTCCGATTTGCTGAACTGTTGTTGTTGTATGCAGAAGCAAAGATCGAAGATAATGATATCGACTATACCGTTTATGAAGCCATCAACAAGATCCGTCGTCGTGCGAAAATGCCTGAGCTGCCCACCAGCCTCACGCAGGCTCAATTGCGCAAGGCGCTGCGCTATGAGCGCAAAGTGGAACTGGCAAACGATGGCCTGAGATGGTACGATCTCCGTCGCTGGAATATTGCCAAAACAGTCATGAACGGAGTGATCTACCTTAACAGGGATGCAAAAGCCTGGACGAAAGAAGTGATTACCGGATTCGATGAAAGCTATACACCGATCTACAATCATGCGGAAGCTGTAAAATATTTCACTACCCAACAGGTGGTGTACCAGGAGAACAAAGATGAATTGTGGCCTGTGCCCAAATCTGAAATGGATGCCAACAAGAAGTTGGAGCAAAATCCCGGATACAAATAA
- a CDS encoding MFS transporter, with amino-acid sequence MKTLLSPEKRRWFIVAIIFLAIVFNYVDRQIVSILKPLLKSEFSLNDSGYAWILNIFTICYAVMYPVTGWMVDRFGARLVMFWGIITWSLACIGGGLSRTIGQFGFFRGLLGAAEPTNFPAQLKVIAIWFPGKLRATANSLCVAGSSIGAIIAPPTIAWLAITYSWKVAFITMGAIGILIAILWKLIYRDPPAHIMKEATTSSSGEPTAAFEWKQLWSTKSLWGILLIRFVSDPVWYFCLFWLPGYLQEESGLTLAQVGMFGWIPFLFADVGAIGTSAWSDKLVRKGYDPLKARKVMLTRVAVLSPLCALTPYLGGAWATLAVFSIVAIACLSWLFTISVVVAEAFPVKNVASVLGIAGGFGALGAVLFNYFVGQFMGTLGAEKIFIAMAFLHPLAVLILWTMVRPEKPKAKP; translated from the coding sequence ATGAAAACATTGCTTAGCCCTGAGAAGAGACGTTGGTTTATCGTTGCCATAATTTTCCTGGCCATAGTGTTCAACTATGTGGACAGGCAGATTGTGTCGATACTAAAGCCATTGCTCAAATCTGAGTTCAGTTTGAACGACAGCGGCTATGCATGGATCCTGAACATCTTTACCATTTGTTATGCTGTGATGTATCCTGTTACAGGATGGATGGTAGACAGATTCGGCGCGCGGTTGGTGATGTTCTGGGGAATCATCACCTGGTCACTGGCCTGCATTGGTGGCGGCCTGTCCAGGACGATCGGACAATTCGGTTTTTTCCGCGGATTGCTTGGAGCAGCGGAGCCTACCAATTTTCCCGCCCAGTTGAAAGTAATTGCAATATGGTTCCCCGGTAAACTGCGCGCTACTGCGAATAGTCTTTGCGTAGCGGGCAGTTCTATCGGGGCCATTATCGCTCCACCCACTATTGCATGGCTCGCCATTACATACAGCTGGAAAGTAGCCTTCATCACAATGGGCGCTATTGGAATACTGATTGCCATTTTATGGAAGCTCATCTATCGTGATCCTCCGGCGCATATCATGAAGGAAGCAACCACCTCCAGTTCCGGAGAACCAACAGCAGCATTTGAATGGAAACAGTTATGGAGTACAAAAAGTCTCTGGGGCATATTGCTGATAAGATTTGTGAGCGATCCGGTTTGGTATTTCTGTCTGTTCTGGCTGCCAGGATATTTACAGGAAGAATCCGGGCTCACACTGGCGCAGGTTGGCATGTTCGGATGGATACCTTTCCTGTTCGCAGATGTAGGCGCCATCGGCACTTCGGCCTGGTCCGATAAACTGGTAAGAAAAGGATACGATCCATTGAAAGCAAGAAAAGTGATGCTGACCCGTGTTGCCGTATTAAGTCCCTTATGCGCACTTACGCCGTACCTCGGTGGCGCATGGGCAACGCTGGCAGTGTTCAGTATTGTGGCCATCGCCTGCCTGAGCTGGTTGTTTACGATCAGCGTGGTAGTAGCGGAGGCTTTTCCTGTAAAGAACGTTGCCAGTGTACTCGGCATTGCCGGTGGCTTTGGCGCATTGGGCGCTGTGCTGTTCAACTACTTTGTAGGACAGTTCATGGGAACATTGGGTGCCGAAAAAATATTCATCGCCATGGCATTCCTGCATCCATTGGCGGTATTGATCTTATGGACGATGGTGCGTCCGGAAAAACCGAAAGCAAAACCATAA
- a CDS encoding FAD-dependent oxidoreductase, which translates to MIRTIAEPARELTVRKETDVLVIGGGPSGIMAALAAAEDGLNVMLVESRSFVGGNMTIGLPILGFLGQKGNQIIKGLPQKLIDRLKAVQASSEHRPCPLHMSLTLVEPEAVKTVALQMLVESKVDVLFYAFCAGVVMEKDELKGVIIESKAGREVILAKTIIDCSGDADVAYRAGVPCEYGNENGGVQPPTLMFCLGGVDTEKLRTSIANEPRTYLTDFIPAEYFGQNNQFVLVGMRNLIKQAQEDGLTLTTERTILITGLRKGEVWVNMTRVSGVNGTDPGSLTHGEIEGRHQIQDIQKYLIEYVPGFENAYFLKTAPFLGIRETRRIQGQYTMTREDIMACQHFDDAIAVASYPLDIHHPQGGGCTLEWCGDCYDIPYRSLIPQKVKNLIVAGRCISTTHEAMSAIRVMAPCMAMGEAAGRAAKMAVRQGVQPADIDVKKLQKELLEKGAYLRIEKEQLA; encoded by the coding sequence ATGATAAGAACAATCGCAGAGCCAGCCAGGGAACTCACTGTGAGAAAAGAAACAGATGTACTGGTGATTGGCGGAGGACCTTCAGGTATCATGGCTGCATTGGCGGCAGCCGAAGATGGATTGAATGTAATGCTGGTAGAGAGCCGCAGCTTCGTTGGTGGCAACATGACCATCGGATTACCCATCCTCGGATTCCTCGGTCAAAAAGGAAACCAGATCATCAAAGGACTTCCACAAAAACTGATCGACAGACTGAAAGCAGTTCAGGCTTCCAGCGAACATCGTCCATGCCCATTGCACATGAGCCTCACCCTGGTGGAACCCGAAGCGGTGAAAACAGTGGCATTGCAAATGCTGGTGGAAAGCAAGGTGGATGTATTGTTCTATGCTTTTTGCGCTGGCGTTGTGATGGAGAAAGATGAATTGAAAGGCGTGATCATTGAAAGCAAAGCCGGACGCGAAGTGATCCTCGCCAAAACTATTATCGATTGCAGCGGGGATGCCGATGTGGCTTATCGTGCAGGCGTTCCCTGCGAATATGGCAACGAGAACGGCGGTGTTCAGCCCCCTACCCTGATGTTCTGTCTGGGTGGCGTGGATACAGAGAAACTGCGCACCAGCATTGCGAATGAACCCCGCACTTATCTTACCGATTTTATCCCCGCAGAATATTTTGGACAAAACAACCAGTTTGTACTGGTAGGTATGCGCAACCTGATCAAACAGGCGCAGGAAGACGGACTAACACTCACCACTGAACGAACTATCCTGATCACCGGCCTGCGCAAAGGAGAAGTTTGGGTGAACATGACGCGCGTTAGCGGCGTGAATGGTACAGATCCCGGAAGCCTTACCCATGGCGAGATCGAAGGCCGTCACCAGATCCAGGATATTCAGAAATACCTCATCGAATACGTACCCGGATTCGAGAATGCCTACTTCCTGAAAACCGCTCCATTCCTCGGCATCAGGGAAACAAGACGTATTCAGGGACAATACACCATGACCCGCGAAGATATCATGGCCTGCCAGCATTTTGATGATGCTATTGCAGTAGCCAGTTATCCGCTCGATATCCATCACCCTCAGGGCGGCGGTTGTACATTGGAGTGGTGTGGCGATTGTTACGATATCCCCTATCGTTCCCTCATTCCTCAAAAAGTAAAGAACCTCATCGTGGCAGGGCGTTGCATTTCCACAACACATGAAGCAATGTCTGCGATTCGTGTTATGGCGCCTTGTATGGCGATGGGTGAAGCCGCTGGCCGTGCTGCGAAGATGGCCGTCAGACAAGGTGTTCAGCCTGCTGATATCGATGTAAAGAAATTGCAGAAAGAGCTGCTCGAAAAAGGAGCTTACCTGCGTATCGAAAAAGAACAACTCGCATAA